The sequence below is a genomic window from Macaca nemestrina isolate mMacNem1 chromosome 13, mMacNem.hap1, whole genome shotgun sequence.
TGTGTCTTAAGAGGGTTCCTTCTCCCCCCGTTCAGTTTGCACCCCAGAAATGACCCATTCACTAAGGTTAAATGTCCCTAGGTATATCTACCTGTTATCTGGGATTTGAGCCTTAATCTAAATTCATAAATGAACTCCTAAGGTGGAATTCCAGGACTCACACATGTGGGGAGTGTGTCCCAGGATAGCtgtgtttgaaatgcttgttccccgCTGCCATAAAGAAACAGCACTTgaacattaatttatttagtaaggctatttttacttctgcagaaagggtacactcacCAGCAGTTTTGCCAGAAGAGTACACCCAGCAAAGGTGACAGcgtcatttataacctgacacATCCACTCTACTGGGGTGTccagtttccattggctggaaagGGAGGTCACATTCTGTATTTGCCCcaattggctagcaacttagaactttttaaaagaggcaaaggtagaggagaacaaaggaaggaggaagtaacttatGGAATGCTGAGAAAGATAAGAACACTTTTAAATAGGGAAGAGGAATAcactatgacctaatgcttgcttggaccaatATAAGCAtaccagggcaaatatttaggctaaattgtggaAGTTAAGAACTTAAAgcacattgatttctttattacggctagcagatatttaaaaatgttagcacgggtctttgaataaattttgcatCTAAGataagttactatttattcctaaggaaagtctttgaagaggaactgcTACTTTACTTTTTATAGCTGAAAACACCAAGATAGCTTAAAACTACCTGGAGGTAGTCAAACTACCTTGGAAAAAGGTGAGTCATAGTGGCACAGTCAATTATTCTTAGATCAATAATAAGAACTGTCAGAAAgggtaaaatgtaaaattataatttacaataaaagttgaaaagcCTTAGAACAATGTGGATCTGGGCCCCCTCCACACTCCCTAATCTGGGAGTTACTATGTGGGTGTGATTGActaatgattatttatttatttttagagacagggtctcatgttGCCTAGGCGGGTCTCAAACTATGGGCTCtgagcgatccacctgcctcagcctcccaaagtgttgggattacagacgtcagccacCGTGCACTGCCTACCTGCGGTTTAAACAATAAAAGCGGCCGGAAgcggtggttcaggcctgtaaccccaacactttgggaggttggaggatcgcttgagcccaggagttcgtgaccaacctggacaacaaggcgagaccctgtccctacaaaaagtacaaaaattagacgggcgtagTTGctggcgccagtaatcccagctacttgggaggctgaggcgggagaatcacttgagcccggcaggcggaggttgcagtgagtcgcgatcgcgccactgcactccagcctgggtgacaaagcgaggcTACGTcccgaaaaacaaaaaaaacccccaaaactccCAAACCCTCAACAGAAGATACGGCGATCTGGGAAACCTGAAGTGGGATCAGGGAGGGCTGTGAGATCGCAGGCCCCGCCGCAGCAAGGCGCCTGATGAGAGCTCCCGCAGGCCTTCGCAAGCCGGTGCCCTCAGCGGACGATGTTCAGGGACCAGTGGGCGAGGCGCTCGGACAGGGCGGACCCGCCTCCAGCAGGCACCAGCACCAAGCTGCCGGCATCGGCCGAGATCCCTCCTGGCAGTTCCGCCTCAGGCTCCGGTCTGCGCAGCCGCGGGAAGCAGTGCCCAGTTTTTCCGCCCATCGCCACGACAGCGACTGCATGGCGGGCGCAGAGTTGCGGGCGGCGCTGGAGCAGCGGCTCGGTGCCCTGGCCATCCACACCGAAGTCGTGGAGCACCCTGAGGTGAGACCCCTAAAAGTGACCGCCGAGACAGGCCCAGCGGGGTGGGCTGTGCTGCACGTCCGTCGGGCTAAGATCAGGTGTCTCAAGGTCATTGTACCGTGAGAACGTCGCTCCTGGAATATTTCCCCGGTCTCAAAATACGAAGGTAACCCTGCAGGGACAGCAGAGGACTTACGTCTTGGGACCATGAGGTTACTGCAAGGAAATCTTTCCTCTTGGGAGTGATTTGCTTACATTCCGTGTTAAGAACTAGCACAACATACGGAGGACTGTGCATCTTAAATCGGTCTGGGGTGTTGGGTCAGTCTGTCCACTTTTTGTGTAGATAAAATAAGCAAGTGGTTAACACTGTGTTCAGTAGGTACGACGTATCGGGCACCATACATAGAGCAGGACACTGAGGTTCAGAGTGATATTTTTCTACCGTGGTCAGGGTTGATCACAAAGCATGCAGCATGGCAGAAACCACAACCCCTAAAAGTGCTTACCAAAACTGACAGGCCTGTATTTTCATAAATTGTAACATTTGTTGTGTTTTGATAGGAAATCTTCCTTGCATTTATTATTTGTGACGGaatctctgtggcccaggctggagtgcagtggcacgatctcggctcactgcaacctctgcttcctgggttcaagtgtttcttctgccttagcctccgaatagctgggactacaagagtgctggctaatttttgcatttttagtagataccgggtttcaccatgttggcctggctggtctcgaactcctgacctcaggtgattctcccacctgggcttcccaaagagctaggattacagacggcACCTGCCCGGCCACTTGCAGATATTTCACAGAACGAATGTGTAACTTGAGTGGTGCAAGGACATGAAGTTTACCCAAGGCTTAACAGTTAATAATGGCTAAATATGGTGATCTTCAAAGAGTAGAGAAATATAACGTTGGTATTCCTCACCTTCACAAATACAACATCAAAACCGTAATCATTTTCTCTGACTTTCCTCCCTCCCATATAGTCCTATATTCTCCCCCTTCTTTATGTGTGCGTATGCCAGCTTTTCTGATGTTGTTAGTCTGGGTTCTTATTGCCTCCCCACTCACCTTCTTTGTGGTTACATATTTGTAGAATGGAGGTTGTCACATGGTCTGGACATAAGGGAATGCTAAGGAATAGGAGTCTAGAACTGCTGTAAACTTTCCGTACTGAAAGCTTAAATTCAGAAATAACAAAAAGCTGCTGAGGAGGACTTGGCCAGTACACTGGAATAGAAAATTGACCAAAGAAACTGCCTGAGGTCCTGAGATGAGGAAATGAGATGGCATGGGCTTATAAGTAATTATTTGGTAATGGGGTGAAGATGGGTCTTTAACAGTGAAATTCAGGGCGATGAGCACTCCCTAACCTTGCTGTTTTCACCCAGCAAGCAAAATAGGTataaatgtgtgcatatgtaaacatgcatattactttattttaaaacttattatgtgatattttataggtgtttacagttgaagaaatgaTGCCTCATATCCAACATTTGAAAGGAGCACATAGTAAGAACCTATTtcttaaagacaaaaagaaaaagaattattggCTGGTGACAGTTCTTCATGATAgacaaattaatttaaatgagCTTGCCAAACAGTTAGGTGTTGGGAGTGGAAATCTGCGATTTGCTGATGAAACAGCCATGCTAGAAAAACTAAAAGTTGGTCAAGGCTGTGCCACACCCTTGGCActtttctgtgatgatggagaTGTGAAGTTTGTTCTGGATTCTGCTATTCTCGAAGGTGGACATGAAAAGGTGTACTTTCATCCAATGACCAATGCTGCAACCATGGGATTGAGCCCTGAAGACTTTCTCACATTTGTGAAGACGACAGGACATGATCCCATAATACTAAATTTTGATAAAAACAACTAAATGGGCCAATGTTTAGaataaatttctttctgaaagctgtttttcttatttgtaatttataaaaagcATTGAAAGCCTAAGAATATTTGGTACACTTAGTTTGGTGACTATCTAAACCACTTCAGGAGGAATATAGTATTTCATCTtaaaagagctttttttttttttttttttttttttgagacgaagtttcgctcttgtcgcccaggctggagtgcagtggtgtggtgtgatcttggctccctgcaacctctgcctcccgggttcaagcgattctgctgccccagcctccgaagtagctgggattacaggcgcacaccaccactcccagctaattttgtaattttagtagagatggggtttcaccatgttggccaggctggtttcaaactcctaacttcagatgatccacccgtctcggcctcccaaagtgctgggattacaggcgtgagccactgtgactggccctATAAAagagctctttttaaaaagatgtatggAGGTACTTTTAGTCAGCTCCGAGATACAGTTTTCCATCTCCCATGATAACTACTTATTACAGGAATGCCTCCAACAATTAAAAACACTTCTAAGATTAACTAGCTTACATCTTTAGGGTGCTTATTGTACTTGAAAAAAACAAGTTGTAAAACAGTATGTATAAAAGTATGATAGTGTGCATAATACagggaaaaaatcaaaaggaatatAGGAATTATtgttgaggccaggtgtggtggctcccacctgtaatctctgcttttggaggctgaggcaggaggatcagttgaggccaggagttccagaccaggctgggcaacaaagtgagagaaccccctctctacaaaaaattgaaaaataaaacaagtgtggtggttcacacatgTAGTCTTAGCATATTGGgaggctggatcacttgagcccaccaagtcaaggctatagtgagctatgatcacagcactgcactgcagcctgggtgacagagtgagactgtctttaaaaaaaaaaaattgttgatagTGGCTATTTTTGGGAAATGGGGATTAAAGAATAAGAACTCCCTAGCAAGATAATTAAAACAAACATGAAGGCAAAGGTAAACACTTTCCATTATTGGGGTTTGTTTATaaaccagtgatttttttttccagtgaaaaataagctttctatGAAAATATATCTTTACAAAATTTTAATCCAGAAAAACAGCTAGGGGTGGAATATATTATGTCATAATCATTGTACTATTAAAGTtacaggccgggtacagtggctcacacctgtaatactagcactttgggaggctgagctgggtggatcacctgaggtcaggagttcgagacaagcctggccaacatactgaaaccccgtctctacttaaaatacaaaaattagctgggcatggtggtgtgtgcctgtactcccagcttacttgggaggctgaggcaggagaatcgcctgaacccaggaggcagagggtgcagtaagccaagaatacgccactgcactccagcctgggtgacagagagagactcttgtctcaaaagaaaaacgaaaaaaaGTTATAGGCTGGCTTGATGGTATTATCTCAACTGATTGTTCAGTCAGTTACAGATGGAACTCCTTGTTCCACTCTTTCCTCCCCTTCTACTACTACACTTGACTAGTCTTAACAaagtattacatttaaaaatgtggtaatggaatatacattgttattaaaaaggatttggggccaggcgtggtggcttatgcctgtaatcctagcactttgggaggccaaaggtggggtcagattgcttgggcccaggagactggtttgggcaacatggggaaaccctgtctctacaaaacacataataataaccgcgcctgtagtcccggctactgtagtcccggctacttgacaggctgaagtgggaggattaccaggaagtccaggctgcagtgagcagtgatcctgccactacactccagccagggtgactgGGTAAaaccctgtcccccacccccaaaacaaGGATGTGTTTAGTCTTTGTTCAGAGGTTGGAAATGTGAAcatacaattagccaggcgtggtggcgcatccctgtgatcccagctacttgggatgcttaATCTGTACCAAGTTGTGTtactaaaaggcaaaataaaaggaCTTTATTCTAAGGTTCCTCTTATTTTTACATACTCTGTATTCTCTCTCTAACACAAAGTAGCTGTTTTAGGTTGCTCTGCATATGAAATGAAGGTACTAATGAATACACATAAATTAAGTACCTTAGGTGTTTGGTCTAATTGCCCTCCCCACTTTATGGTTAAAACAGGGCCAGAAAAACTGACTTGCCCAAGGATGAGGCCAGTTGCTTTGTCTCCTAAAGTCTAAGTGAAAATGAGAGATTTATTTGTGCAATCTATTAGATCACACTTAAACCTATTTTGGGACTGATAAAACTGACAGACGCTCTTTCTCTCCAAACCCCTAATACTTATCACAAAATGTTATGACAGAATCAATTAAACAAGGTCATCGGTTATGTCTGACAATAGTTCTCTAGGGAAAacggaaagaaataaaataacacttgGTGAAATGAtaccatttttaaatgattactaACCCGTTGTTACAAAAATCACctcttggttttatttctttttatattagtTTGATACGTGAATGTTAGTCCAACTTAATTTTTGAAGGAGtaccaaaatgaaaaatgttttttaaaaaacaaacagtggTATCTCTTGTCATGAGTTGGATGCCTGTGACTGACATCAGGTATTGCCAAGTAATAAACATTTTGCCATTCAATTCTAAATCCCTTATTAGCATTAGTTTTAAAGGAAATGTTACAgcttttatattatttgatttgGTATTTAATAACAGTTATAAGTACAATGGtagacactgaaaaagaaaacccttaatagaaaagaaaaagacaatttaaaatcagattttgttGAAGGGTGTTATAAGTGCAACTTTATCCATATGCATTCCTTTTAAGGCATTTTCATTGTCCAAATATCTCAACATGTACATCAAGGTTTATATTATAAAATGGGCTCCTTTTGTATTCATTCaagacttaaagaaaaaatacatctcAGGACTAAGTGTagctgaaaagaaaaacacaaaaattcaccACTCACAAAAAGtaacttaaaatacaaaagtcattTAGCATACATTATTACTCCCCATTGTAATTCCAGATTTGGtacagtatttttttcatttcctgacATAAACCATTAAGACAGCACAGGCTGTAGTACTTCATTGGGAGGTGGCTACAATTCTATAATATGCAGTGATTTTACAATAGGCTTTTAGCATGCCTTGCATGAAAGGTGCTACATACAAACCTATTTTGTGAACTCTTTGGTAACCACCAATTAAAAAATTTGGATGAAAGCATTTCCACATGGACAGATCTGAAGCACATTATTGGAGCTCTGAACCAAAGCTATTACCCTGTATATTGATTCTGCAGTTTCCTTGGGGGTTTAGGTGTTGATTTAGAATAGAGCCAGATAATTTAAAGCATGTCAGGCCCCAGTTAAAACGGCTCCAATTAGTTTCCAGTTGACTTTATTATTGTTTGGCAGAAGTTTAAGGGAGAAGAGTGGCTTCCTACAAAGTTTGCTTCTCAAGGTATActga
It includes:
- the LOC105465056 gene encoding putative prolyl-tRNA synthetase associated domain-containing protein 1, yielding MAGAELRAALEQRLGALAIHTEVVEHPEVFTVEEMMPHIQHLKGAHSKNLFLKDKKKKNYWLVTVLHDRQINLNELAKQLGVGSGNLRFADETAMLEKLKVGQGCATPLALFCDDGDVKFVLDSAILEGGHEKVYFHPMTNAATMGLSPEDFLTFVKTTGHDPIILNFDKNN